Proteins found in one Thermaerobacter subterraneus DSM 13965 genomic segment:
- a CDS encoding enoyl-ACP reductase FabI, with protein MAATIPAQLLEGKRALVFGVANKNSIAWAIARVLDAAGAQLAIAYQNERLGERVQKLVPELRREPLLVECDVSYDEQIERAFATIAGRWDRLDVLVHSLAYAPKEALENPFVETSRDDFRIALDVSAYSLVALARAARPLMTAGGSILTMTYYGAQKAVPNYNVMGVAKAALEACVRYLAADLGPQGIRVNAISAGPINTLAARGVRNLTDFIKTHAERSALKRNISQEDVAHAALFLASDLSSSITGEVLFVDAGYNMMGV; from the coding sequence GTGGCGGCGACCATTCCTGCCCAGCTCCTGGAGGGCAAGCGCGCCCTGGTCTTCGGGGTGGCCAACAAGAACAGCATCGCCTGGGCCATCGCCCGGGTCCTGGACGCGGCCGGCGCCCAGCTGGCCATCGCCTACCAGAACGAGCGGCTGGGGGAGCGGGTCCAGAAGCTGGTCCCTGAGCTGCGCCGGGAACCGCTGCTGGTGGAGTGCGACGTCAGCTACGACGAGCAGATCGAGCGGGCCTTCGCCACCATCGCCGGCCGCTGGGACCGCCTGGACGTCCTGGTCCACAGCCTGGCCTACGCACCCAAGGAGGCCCTGGAGAATCCTTTCGTCGAAACGAGCCGGGACGACTTTCGCATCGCCCTGGATGTCAGCGCCTATTCCCTGGTGGCCCTGGCCCGGGCCGCCCGGCCGCTGATGACCGCCGGCGGGTCGATCCTGACCATGACCTACTACGGCGCGCAGAAGGCCGTGCCCAACTACAACGTGATGGGGGTGGCCAAGGCCGCCCTGGAGGCCTGCGTCCGCTACCTGGCGGCCGACCTGGGCCCCCAGGGCATCCGGGTCAACGCCATCTCCGCGGGACCCATCAACACCCTGGCCGCCCGGGGCGTCCGCAACCTGACGGACTTCATCAAGACCCATGCCGAGCGCTCGGCGCTCAAGCGCAATATCAGCCAGGAAGACGTCGCCCATGCGGCCCTGTTCCTGGCCAGCGACCTCTCGTCCAGCATCACGGGCGAGGTGCTCTTCGTCGACGCGGGTTACAACATGATGGGCGTGTAA
- a CDS encoding M24 family metallopeptidase, which yields MSEPGGAWGTTGTAPYRPAGARGAGIDRPVLPPDLYRRRQEALRAAAAQEGLDAVLAVGRAFYERGAPVAFLCGHLAPAPTAASAPGYEGWGQSLLLVPCRGPVVLIADAARPETVVADQIELTAAHPAALAGWIRRLGLATGRIGVAGSDLWSWAAFRAASLAVPGAEWVPADPLVNRPRRLKEPEEQALLARAAEAADVGLAAALEVLRPGLSEQQLGAAGTAAALAAGADFVRYFRVHTGAWSLLSFRWPQATDRRVRAGEPVALDIIGARGGYQFDVLRTALVEPVPPELARLAAAAEDCLEAVLARCRPGVTVAELLAAASEAAARHGLGDALAPLLGHGIGLETVEEPLLLPGVDDRLEAGMVLCVEPALRVPGLGGYSIEEMIVVEEGGPRILTRTPRRPVIGATPS from the coding sequence TTGTCCGAACCAGGGGGTGCCTGGGGGACGACAGGCACTGCGCCGTACCGGCCCGCCGGGGCGCGGGGTGCGGGGATCGACCGGCCCGTCCTGCCGCCCGACCTCTATCGCCGCCGGCAGGAGGCCCTGCGTGCCGCCGCCGCCCAGGAGGGCCTGGACGCGGTGCTGGCCGTGGGGCGGGCGTTCTACGAGCGGGGCGCCCCGGTCGCCTTCCTGTGCGGCCACCTGGCGCCCGCGCCCACGGCGGCTTCCGCGCCGGGCTACGAGGGTTGGGGCCAGTCGCTGCTTCTGGTACCCTGCCGGGGGCCGGTGGTCCTGATCGCCGACGCGGCCCGCCCGGAGACGGTGGTGGCCGACCAGATCGAACTGACCGCCGCCCACCCGGCCGCCCTGGCCGGCTGGATCCGGCGCCTGGGGCTCGCCACGGGCCGGATCGGTGTGGCAGGATCGGATCTCTGGTCCTGGGCCGCCTTCCGGGCCGCAAGCCTGGCGGTCCCCGGAGCGGAGTGGGTGCCCGCCGACCCGCTGGTCAACCGGCCCCGCCGCCTGAAGGAACCGGAGGAGCAGGCCCTCCTGGCCCGTGCGGCCGAGGCCGCCGACGTGGGCCTGGCCGCTGCCCTGGAGGTTCTCCGGCCCGGACTCAGCGAGCAGCAGCTGGGCGCCGCCGGCACCGCCGCCGCCCTGGCGGCGGGGGCCGACTTCGTCCGCTACTTCCGCGTGCACACCGGCGCCTGGTCGCTGTTGAGCTTCCGCTGGCCCCAGGCCACGGACCGGCGGGTCCGGGCAGGCGAACCCGTCGCCCTGGACATCATCGGCGCCCGCGGCGGCTACCAGTTCGACGTGCTCCGGACTGCCCTGGTGGAGCCGGTTCCTCCGGAACTCGCGCGGCTGGCTGCGGCGGCGGAAGACTGCCTGGAAGCCGTTTTGGCCCGCTGCCGCCCGGGGGTGACCGTGGCCGAGCTGCTGGCTGCCGCGTCGGAGGCGGCGGCCCGCCACGGGCTCGGAGACGCCCTGGCACCGCTGCTGGGGCACGGCATCGGGCTGGAGACCGTGGAGGAACCGCTCCTGCTGCCCGGGGTCGACGACCGGCTGGAGGCCGGCATGGTGCTGTGCGTGGAGCCGGCCTTGCGGGTGCCCGGCCTGGGGGGTTACAGCATCGAAGAGATGATCGTGGTGGAAGAAGGGGGCCCGCGGATCCTGACGCGCACCCCGCGCCGGCCCGTGATCGGCGCAACCCCCTCGTAA
- a CDS encoding NADH:flavin oxidoreductase/NADH oxidase: MPGLFDPITFRGLTLKNRIVMSPMCQYSAGPDALANDWHFVHYGSRAVGGVGLIVVEATAVESRGRISDADLGLYRDDHVAPLARIVEFCHAHGVPVGIQLGHAGRKAWSPNQGVGPEPAVAPSAIPFAEGWPVPQELAAADVPRIVDAFVAAARRAQRAGFDLIEIHAAHGYLLNQFLSPLSNRRTDGYGGDLAGRMRLLLEVVEAVRSAWPADRPLWVRLSAVDWAPGGITLEDTVAVARALRERGVDLVDCSSGGVVVPPEPIPQGPGYQTAFAAEVRRRAGVATGAVGLITEPAQADHIIRTGQADVVLLARQLLREPYWPLRAARELGVEVPWPRQYLRART, from the coding sequence ATGCCCGGTTTGTTCGACCCCATCACCTTCCGCGGGCTCACCCTGAAGAACCGCATCGTCATGTCGCCCATGTGCCAGTACAGCGCCGGCCCCGATGCCCTGGCCAACGACTGGCACTTCGTGCACTACGGCTCCCGGGCCGTGGGCGGGGTCGGCCTCATCGTGGTGGAGGCCACCGCGGTGGAGAGCCGCGGGCGGATCAGCGACGCCGACCTCGGACTTTACCGGGACGACCACGTGGCACCCCTGGCGCGGATCGTCGAGTTCTGCCATGCCCACGGCGTGCCGGTGGGCATCCAGCTGGGCCACGCCGGGCGCAAGGCCTGGTCGCCCAACCAGGGCGTGGGACCGGAACCGGCGGTGGCGCCCTCGGCCATCCCCTTCGCCGAGGGCTGGCCGGTGCCCCAGGAGCTGGCCGCCGCGGACGTTCCGCGCATCGTCGACGCCTTCGTGGCGGCCGCCCGCAGGGCCCAGCGGGCCGGGTTCGACCTGATCGAGATCCACGCCGCCCACGGGTACCTGCTCAACCAGTTCCTCTCGCCCCTCAGCAACCGGCGCACCGACGGCTACGGCGGCGATCTGGCCGGGCGCATGCGCCTGCTGCTGGAGGTGGTGGAGGCCGTGCGGTCCGCGTGGCCGGCCGACCGGCCCTTGTGGGTGCGGCTCTCGGCGGTGGACTGGGCCCCCGGCGGCATCACCCTGGAGGACACCGTGGCCGTGGCCCGGGCGCTGCGGGAGCGCGGCGTCGACCTGGTGGACTGCAGCTCGGGCGGGGTGGTGGTGCCGCCCGAGCCCATCCCCCAGGGCCCCGGCTACCAGACGGCCTTTGCCGCCGAGGTGCGGCGGCGGGCGGGCGTGGCCACGGGGGCCGTGGGGCTGATCACCGAGCCTGCCCAGGCCGACCACATCATCCGCACGGGCCAGGCCGACGTGGTCCTGCTGGCCCGGCAACTGTTGCGGGAACCCTACTGGCCGCTGCGGGCCGCCAGGGAACTGGGCGTGGAGGTGCCCTGGCCGCGCCAGTACCTGAGGGCCCGGACCTGA
- a CDS encoding ABC transporter substrate-binding protein — translation MSRIFLHRIWGRTRPRGAGRRSLALLATLLILALLAAGCGGAGQAPAGTEQGQAGTQAGSSGAGAGHEAAAATTYPYTFTDDAGRQVTLEARPERIISLAPSNTEILFAIGAGDRVVGVDSFSDYPAEVKDLPKLGGLTDTNYEQIVALEPDLALTIGGTEEQVKKLEELGIPVAVIQPATLDDVLDRIQRIGELVDAQAGARQVVADMKARIDAVRQEVAAIPQAERVRVFYEVWNDPLMTVGPGGFIHDVIVAAGGVNVAEGTGQAWPQISLEEVVRQDPQVIVVPATLKSSYDQLKEGSRPGWEGITAVKEGRIYLIDDNLISRPGPRLVEGLEQLARWFYPDRFQ, via the coding sequence ATGAGTCGCATCTTCCTGCATAGGATTTGGGGTCGAACCCGGCCCCGGGGAGCCGGTCGCCGCAGCCTGGCCCTGCTGGCCACCCTGCTGATCCTCGCCCTGCTGGCCGCCGGTTGCGGCGGCGCCGGCCAGGCGCCCGCCGGGACGGAGCAGGGGCAGGCCGGCACCCAGGCCGGCTCGTCCGGCGCAGGGGCGGGCCACGAGGCGGCCGCTGCCACGACCTATCCTTACACCTTCACCGACGACGCCGGGCGGCAGGTCACCCTGGAGGCCCGGCCCGAGCGCATCATCTCCCTGGCGCCCAGCAACACCGAGATCCTCTTCGCCATCGGCGCCGGGGACCGGGTGGTGGGCGTCGACTCCTTCAGCGACTACCCCGCCGAGGTCAAGGACCTGCCCAAGCTGGGCGGCCTGACGGACACCAACTACGAGCAGATCGTCGCCCTGGAGCCTGACCTGGCGCTGACCATCGGGGGCACCGAGGAGCAGGTCAAGAAGCTGGAGGAGCTGGGGATTCCCGTGGCCGTGATCCAGCCCGCCACCCTGGACGACGTGCTGGACCGCATCCAGCGCATCGGCGAGCTGGTGGATGCCCAGGCGGGCGCCCGGCAGGTGGTGGCCGACATGAAGGCCCGCATCGACGCCGTGCGCCAGGAGGTGGCGGCGATCCCCCAGGCCGAACGGGTGCGGGTCTTCTACGAGGTGTGGAACGATCCGCTCATGACCGTCGGGCCGGGCGGGTTCATCCACGACGTCATCGTGGCGGCCGGCGGGGTCAATGTGGCCGAGGGCACGGGCCAGGCCTGGCCGCAGATCAGCCTGGAAGAGGTGGTCCGGCAGGATCCCCAGGTGATCGTGGTGCCCGCCACGCTGAAGTCCTCCTACGACCAGCTCAAGGAGGGCAGCCGCCCGGGCTGGGAGGGCATCACCGCGGTGAAGGAGGGTCGGATCTACCTGATCGACGACAACCTGATCAGCCGGCCGGGGCCGCGCCTGGTGGAGGGGCTGGAGCAGCTGGCCCGCTGGTTCTACCCCGACCGGTTCCAGTGA
- a CDS encoding FecCD family ABC transporter permease — MLGLLGLALVVSLVVATGLGAVHVPPGQVLGVLAGAVAGGPDGGAGAGTAADRIVLQIRLPRVVLAGMVGASLAAAGSAFQTLFRNPMADPYVLGVSSGGALGAAVAHLALALAAGSGSGGGPVGSWPAGGGGLASLAAAASRAAGFGLVPALAFAGAVAAVLVVSRLARVGGRLAVGTLLLAGVAVASLLGALVSLLVFLSGERLRPLVFWLLGSLSGAGWQDVLVLAVAMAAGLGVLTAQVRALNALWLGEEPAHHLGIDVEAVKRRLVAAGALLAATAVSVSGVIGFVGLIVPHGVRMLVGADHRRLLPGAVLAGATVLILCDTVARVAVAPAELPVGVVTALAGAPWFLWLLRRHAAGRDH; from the coding sequence GTGCTGGGGCTCCTCGGGCTGGCCCTGGTCGTGTCGCTGGTGGTGGCCACCGGGCTGGGGGCCGTCCATGTTCCGCCCGGGCAGGTGCTGGGGGTGCTGGCCGGCGCGGTGGCCGGCGGGCCCGACGGTGGAGCCGGTGCCGGCACGGCCGCAGACCGCATCGTGCTGCAGATCCGCTTGCCGCGGGTGGTCCTGGCGGGGATGGTGGGCGCTTCGCTGGCGGCGGCGGGCAGCGCCTTCCAGACCCTCTTCCGCAACCCCATGGCGGACCCCTACGTGCTGGGGGTATCCAGCGGCGGTGCGCTGGGGGCGGCGGTAGCCCACCTGGCCCTGGCGCTGGCCGCAGGCAGCGGATCAGGGGGCGGTCCGGTGGGCTCCTGGCCGGCGGGCGGCGGGGGGCTTGCGAGCCTGGCGGCGGCGGCGTCCCGGGCCGCCGGCTTTGGCCTGGTGCCGGCCTTGGCCTTCGCCGGCGCGGTGGCGGCGGTGCTGGTGGTGAGCCGGCTGGCCCGGGTAGGGGGCCGCCTGGCGGTGGGCACCCTGCTGCTGGCGGGGGTGGCGGTGGCCTCCCTGCTGGGGGCCCTGGTCTCCTTGCTGGTCTTCCTCAGCGGCGAGCGCCTGCGTCCCCTGGTCTTCTGGTTGCTGGGCAGCCTGTCCGGCGCGGGCTGGCAGGACGTGCTGGTGCTGGCCGTGGCCATGGCGGCGGGGCTGGGCGTCCTGACGGCCCAGGTGCGCGCCCTCAACGCCCTCTGGCTGGGGGAGGAACCGGCCCACCACCTGGGCATCGACGTGGAGGCCGTGAAGCGCCGGCTGGTGGCGGCCGGAGCCCTGCTGGCCGCCACCGCCGTCAGCGTCAGCGGTGTCATCGGGTTTGTCGGGCTCATCGTCCCCCATGGCGTGCGGATGCTGGTTGGCGCCGACCACAGGCGCCTGCTGCCGGGCGCGGTTCTGGCCGGGGCCACGGTCCTGATCCTTTGCGACACGGTGGCCCGGGTCGCGGTGGCGCCGGCCGAGCTGCCGGTGGGGGTGGTGACGGCCCTGGCGGGTGCGCCGTGGTTTCTCTGGCTGTTGCGCCGGCATGCGGCCGGCCGCGACCATTGA
- a CDS encoding ABC transporter ATP-binding protein → MGFALEVRGVRVGYAADPVLDGLTLEVRRGEWLGVAGPNGSGKTTLLRTLSGYLKPWAGQVLLDGTVLGAWRPDRRARRLAVAGVEAGSTLSLTVEEYVALGRTPHLQGLWAWESARDREAVTRALAWVGLEALAGRPLATLSAGQRQKALLARALAQEPVVLLLDEPTSHLDLRHQVEIMDLLDRLRRHLGLTLVAVLHDLNLAALYCQRLVLVKDGRVAAAGEPARVMRPEILSRVYGCSVLVVPHPQLGVPQVALLPGGPGGPGAGSSPAAEPAAAQGA, encoded by the coding sequence GTGGGGTTCGCCCTGGAGGTGCGGGGGGTCCGGGTCGGCTACGCCGCCGATCCCGTGCTGGACGGCCTGACCCTGGAGGTGCGGCGGGGCGAGTGGCTGGGGGTGGCCGGACCCAACGGTTCGGGCAAGACCACGCTGCTGCGCACCCTGTCGGGGTACCTCAAACCCTGGGCGGGGCAGGTGCTGCTGGACGGCACGGTCCTCGGCGCCTGGCGCCCGGACCGGCGGGCGCGGCGCCTGGCGGTGGCCGGGGTGGAGGCCGGCTCGACCCTGTCGCTGACGGTGGAAGAGTACGTGGCCCTGGGACGGACCCCCCACCTGCAGGGCCTCTGGGCATGGGAAAGCGCGCGGGACCGGGAGGCGGTGACCCGGGCTCTGGCGTGGGTGGGCCTCGAGGCCCTGGCGGGCCGCCCCCTGGCCACCCTGAGCGCCGGCCAGCGGCAGAAGGCGTTGCTGGCCCGGGCCCTGGCCCAGGAACCGGTGGTCCTGCTGCTGGACGAGCCCACCAGCCACCTGGACCTGCGGCACCAGGTGGAGATCATGGATCTTCTGGATCGCCTGCGCCGGCACCTGGGACTTACCCTGGTGGCCGTGCTGCATGACCTGAACCTGGCGGCCCTGTACTGCCAGCGCCTGGTGCTGGTGAAGGACGGCCGGGTGGCAGCGGCGGGCGAGCCGGCCCGGGTCATGCGCCCCGAGATCCTGAGCCGGGTCTACGGCTGCTCCGTGCTGGTGGTGCCCCACCCCCAGCTGGGGGTGCCCCAGGTGGCCTTGCTGCCCGGGGGACCGGGCGGCCCGGGGGCCGGTTCGTCCCCGGCGGCCGAACCGGCTGCGGCGCAGGGGGCCTGA
- a CDS encoding citrate synthase, producing MTQPNPAGLEDVVAGTSEICFIDGKEGRLLYRGYDVRDLAEHASFEEVVYLLWHGRLPNRAQLDAFVQQLRSVQALPGQVLDLIQRIPPATHPMAALRTAVSYLGTLDPDQEDQSQEANLRRATRLVAQFPTLVAAIERVRQGKEPVAPRRDLPLAANFLYMLRGEEPSPLHAEVMNVALVLHADHELNASTFAARVVAATLSDMYSAITAAVGALKGPLHGGANEQVMRTLLAIGSPDKAEAWVKEALAAKKRIMGFGHRVYKTEDPRATILRRLSRKVAEAAGDTRWFEISQAVEKVVAAEKGLYPNVDFYSASTYYVMGIPFELYTPIFAVSRISGWTAHVLEQFANNRLIRPRAEYTGPTRREWVPLDQR from the coding sequence ATGACCCAGCCGAATCCCGCCGGTCTGGAAGATGTGGTGGCGGGCACTTCGGAGATCTGCTTCATCGACGGCAAGGAGGGGCGGCTCCTCTACCGCGGCTACGACGTCCGCGACCTGGCCGAGCACGCCTCCTTCGAAGAGGTGGTCTACCTCCTCTGGCACGGCCGGCTGCCCAACCGGGCCCAGCTGGACGCCTTTGTCCAGCAGCTGCGGTCGGTCCAGGCGCTGCCCGGCCAGGTGCTCGACCTGATCCAGCGCATCCCGCCGGCCACCCATCCCATGGCCGCCCTGCGCACGGCCGTCTCCTACCTGGGGACCCTGGACCCCGATCAGGAAGACCAGTCCCAGGAGGCGAACCTGCGCCGGGCCACGCGGCTGGTGGCCCAGTTCCCCACCCTGGTGGCGGCCATCGAGCGGGTACGGCAGGGCAAAGAACCGGTGGCGCCGCGGCGCGACCTGCCCCTGGCGGCCAACTTCCTGTACATGCTGCGGGGGGAGGAACCCAGCCCGCTGCACGCCGAGGTCATGAACGTGGCCCTGGTGCTCCACGCCGACCACGAGCTCAACGCCTCCACCTTCGCCGCCCGGGTGGTGGCCGCCACCCTGTCGGACATGTACTCGGCCATCACCGCCGCCGTCGGCGCCCTGAAGGGCCCGCTCCACGGCGGCGCCAACGAGCAGGTGATGCGCACCCTGCTGGCCATCGGTTCCCCCGACAAGGCGGAAGCTTGGGTCAAGGAGGCGCTGGCGGCCAAGAAGCGGATCATGGGCTTCGGCCACCGGGTGTACAAGACCGAAGACCCGCGGGCCACCATCCTGCGCCGGCTCTCCCGCAAGGTGGCCGAGGCGGCCGGCGACACCCGCTGGTTCGAGATCTCCCAGGCCGTGGAGAAGGTGGTGGCGGCGGAGAAGGGGCTCTACCCCAACGTCGACTTCTACAGCGCCTCCACCTACTACGTGATGGGCATCCCCTTCGAGCTGTACACGCCCATCTTCGCCGTCAGCCGCATCTCGGGCTGGACCGCCCACGTGCTGGAGCAGTTCGCCAACAACCGGCTGATCCGGCCCCGGGCCGAGTACACCGGGCCCACCCGCCGGGAGTGGGTGCCCCTGGACCAGCGCTAG